TCAGTTTAAGGATGCCGACACTTAAGCCAatccttattttttattatataatggcCAATATTAAGATTATTAACTATTTTGtctaactgaataaaaataaaacactaaaacataAAATCAAATCATATTTACTAAAGATTGCATTTTAACAGTGCtaaattagtgttttttttaagacaaaCTTTGTTGTCATTTAATGctcaaatttaaatgtaaaaatagaggATATTAGCATGCAGAATTAAATACGCAATATTAACCAATATTAATATTGTCATGCATCCCTAATTCATTTGTAATGTAAAAGTTGAAATCAAGTGTATGTGAAAGACATGAAAGTCagagaaaaacagagaaatgTTTTCCATCTCACCACTCTTCTTCAGCATCTCTCCTTTCCGAGATCGAGCCATTGCCTCCAAAAACCGATCAAAGACCTTCACATACTTGGCCAAGCTGGTCCGCTTATAGTCTACAAATAACCAAaagcatgtttagcacacagtACCTGCCCACAGAACTGAGGTTGACTCCTGAACAATACCAACATGTATAAACCGATTAACCGAACAGTTAATATTTGCTCACCTCTGATTCTGCGTCGTTCTCCAGCTTCTTGTTCATTCTCCTTGtccttcatgtcatcttcctCCGCCTCATCtgctctgggtctctccagcTCCTCACAGATAAGACTACAGAGAGACAAGCGAGTCTAGCATATCTAACTAAGCTCCTCAAGTATTTTTTAGAaaccacagaatatataaaagCACTCGTCACATTATATGGAACAACCTGACAAAGATGTATTATGGCACTGATGTATTCAGCATTTACCTGATTGTAGGGACCTCAAAAGGATCAAACGTGTTCAGTTCTTTCAGATCTATCGGCACTGAGATTCGACCTAAAGAAAATGTTGAATACAAAAAGATGTTTAAAATCTAATTGAAACGGCATTTGCAACCCATTGTACCTGAAACATAAAGCACAGATGAAACTTGCACCATAAGACTAGCAATGcactattgttaaaaaaaaaaaaattgttttaatacattCCCTTATGATCACAATGGctgcatttgattaaaaatattggtaaaaatggttaaatattataacaactatttaaaacggctgttttgtattttcatatttttaacatgtaatttattcctgtgcaaagctgaattttcagcatcattacgccagtcttcattctaatacactgatttgctgctaaataaacatttattatcaatgttaaaaccaattgtgcttcttaatatttttctggaaatagtgatactttttttttttttttcaaaaataactaattttaaGAGCAGTTTTTGAATTAGTAAAGaaatttatgttacaaaagattactttttttttttaaattatttatatatatatatatatatatatatataaaaagaaaacttcCTTACCCCAAATGTTTAAACAGCAGTGTATAAAGTCAGTCAGTCACTCAGGTAAAGTTAGATCTTACCTGTCTTAGGGTGTACGCTGAAGGGGCTCTTCAGTAAGTGGTTGACTCCTTTACTGACGTTGACATCCAGTCGCGGGTAACAGTACTGCAGCATGATCTCCTTATCGAAGTACTGACCCTTCTTAATAGTCGACTTGACAGATacacatgaaaaatgaaaatcataggAAACTGAACTACCTTCCTTGGTGAAAGATTTCATTTGTCTACAAAGCTACTGCTTTTACCTTTTTACATTCAACCAGATTGCAGAGTTTGTCCCATCGCTTCATTGGGTCCTTTACATCCTTATAAAGGACTGTCAGGTCCTTTTTGATATGTGAAGTCAGACTTAAAGAAATAACAGTCAACTGGGCTCCTCATATAAAAGGATCAGTCACACTAATCAAACACTCACATTGGATACAATGAAAAACCACTTGAAACATGAATAAGTATTTCCAATAATTTTTGATATGCTACCAAAACTGGTACAGAGAATTGTGAAATTTGACTGGTATTTGTACCGACTACTGAAATATTGGTATTGTGACAGCACTACTGGGAATGAAAGGATATCTTCAGGCAACAGAGCGAGCACTTTGTCTACACTCTCCTTACTGCCCAATATGTCCTGGTCCACAATGGCATATTGTTGGAAATAGTGCTCCACCACAGACAGAGAATGactaaaagaaaaacacagactACGGTTACATCATTGACGTGTACATGTTATATGCCTAAGGACGCAAGTCATTATTTCCCCTTACTTGATGAAAGGATGGATTGGATCTGACAACACAACTTTTCTCGCAGTCTCCTCACCACCCTAAATAAACATGCACAGGACACACGATTAATCAATTAAATCACAGCTTTTAGGTAATATAGTTGAACATGATCAACAAATCCACAATGCAATTTCTGGAATGATCAATTATCTGATATGTGAAGACCTTGACTAAACTGAGATACTCTGCTACGGCAGACCGCGCCGCCACTGAGAGCTTCCTAGCAGCATCATCACAAACCCAACAATGCACCCCTCTCCGGCCCGAGTACACCCATAGGAGATGATGGAATCCAAAGTCCTCTGAACCACACAAGAAGCACAAGTTTGTTAAATGTGTTGAATATTTGTTATGATGTTACTCAAAACTGTAAAAGTTCTGTTGATAAAAAGTTATGCTTACCCCGAAGTGCCCGGTCCAGAATACGAATAGCGATGGTCATTAGAGTCCAGCACTTTGAGCAGATATCAGCAGCACTGAAGAacaaaaagtatataaataactgcatttaaCACAAAAGATGAAAGAAGCAGAAAAGGCATCTGTATACCTGCAGCAACGTCTGACATCATCATAGTCTGTCATGTCAATGTCAAACACCAGCTCCTTCTCCAGGGCCTGGAAGGTTCCAGACTTCACCGTGTTATGCTGACTGGGCTGTCAATCATAGAAGCAAAGAAATTAtgatcttttcattttatttttttccccacaagaaATATGAAGCAAGTACtagtagttattttttttttttgccatgtcAGCATCTAAGGCTATCTTAGCAATAATACAAGAgctacagaaacaaaataaaaaccaaacaaaataaaaaaaaaaaaaaaaaaaaaacagcagtttgataaaaattctaaaatcttTTCTGATAAAATCCTACTAAAGTCCCTGAGTGAGcacacttcattaaaaaaagttaagcaGATTAAAGAGCAAAAAATTtgcaactatatatatattttttgaagcaTAGCAAATATTTCATAGCAACAAAGActtatatatactataatattCTCTATGTAGCTACAGAACTATAAACCACAgcacaattttatttgtatattttcacccactgtattttattttaaatcctgTGTGACAAACAAATTTTTAGAAGTATGAATATTCCATCAAGTCTTTCAAATAATATGCACAGGCATatgaataataacaacaatataaTAGAATGATCAAAATACTGCTTAAAATATGCTGTTTTAGGGCatgcaatataataaaatataacctAATATAATATAGATGAGTTATATTACCCTGTGGCTGTAGACTGCTCCAATATCAATCTTGTAGGGAACCATTTTCTGAATCTCTTTGTCCAGCTCATTCTGAGTGGTGAAGGACTGATATCTTACATAAATGTCATCTTTTAGGGTGAAGGAAAACTCACGGTTCTGGAAGTAGTTTTTAGACACTGCAAGAGGCATAATTAGAAATATTGATTCTGGTAGCGTTGAGGTAGAGGCATAAATGTTGCTGAATGTTAAAATACGCACACAAAAGACATAAAACgactttgcattttaaataaaagaactaTAGAAAGGTAGCAGTTTGAAGACCAGTCAATCGCTCGTTGTGGGATCACAGACCGCAAGTTAGTGGCTAAGAGATTTACTTACCACCGCCATAACTTAACCAGCGATAGTACTGTGAAAACGGGAAGAGTCTGCGGTAATAAATCGGCAACAAGTCAGGCAAACAAGCTGGATCATAATCTGAAGTTGACATACTTAAATTGTACAGTGTTTATTCTCAATGACAGCTGACCCTACAAACAGCGCGGGAAAATATACGTAAATAGGAAATGACGTACTTGGTTCTTGTTCGTTGGTCTCGCGCCCGGGTAACGTGACTGTTTTCTGCTTGCTCTGCTGCCACCTCAAGGCTCGGAAGAGAGTGGGTTATGATTATGTTGAAGCGTGATTAAAAATGGAGAGTCCACACACCTGTTTAGGTGTTTCGCCGTTAGGCCCGAGGCACTGAAAAGAGGCTCCTTCAATCCCGAGGCGCTACATCAG
This sequence is a window from Onychostoma macrolepis isolate SWU-2019 chromosome 23, ASM1243209v1, whole genome shotgun sequence. Protein-coding genes within it:
- the prim1 gene encoding DNA primase small subunit translates to MSTSDYDPACLPDLLPIYYRRLFPFSQYYRWLSYGGVSKNYFQNREFSFTLKDDIYVRYQSFTTQNELDKEIQKMVPYKIDIGAVYSHRPSQHNTVKSGTFQALEKELVFDIDMTDYDDVRRCCSAADICSKCWTLMTIAIRILDRALREDFGFHHLLWVYSGRRGVHCWVCDDAARKLSVAARSAVAEYLSLVKGGEETARKVVLSDPIHPFINHSLSVVEHYFQQYAIVDQDILGSKESVDKVLALLPEDIKKDLTVLYKDVKDPMKRWDKLCNLVECKKSTIKKGQYFDKEIMLQYCYPRLDVNVSKGVNHLLKSPFSVHPKTGRISVPIDLKELNTFDPFEVPTISLICEELERPRADEAEEDDMKDKENEQEAGERRRIRDYKRTSLAKYVKVFDRFLEAMARSRKGEMLKKSDLQKDF